A section of the Thermotoga caldifontis AZM44c09 genome encodes:
- a CDS encoding ABC transporter ATP-binding protein, which translates to MREILRIENLRLYFDTEEGTVKALEDVNLTVNEGEIVGVVGETGSGKSITAMSILKLVPTPPARLLSGKIWFEKEEISSFDEERMREIRGKKIAMIFQEPMTSLNPTFTVGEQLCDVLMTHEKLEKKKAIEKILEVFKLVRMQDPEALLNKYPHQLSGGMRQRVMIAMALLCNPKLLIADEATTALDVTIQAQILGLIKRMNEQLKLSVLIITHNFGIVAQICDRVAVMYAGYVVEIADIKEIFTRPMHPYTRGLLSAIPPVGKKVERLRIIEGSVPNLIDPPTGCRFHPRCERFIQGVCDVEAPKLAGERHLVACFNPYNGGGNR; encoded by the coding sequence ATGAGGGAAATTCTGAGGATAGAGAATTTGAGACTCTATTTCGACACCGAGGAAGGAACGGTGAAGGCGCTGGAGGATGTGAATCTGACCGTGAACGAAGGAGAAATCGTTGGTGTGGTTGGCGAGACCGGAAGTGGCAAGTCCATAACTGCGATGAGCATACTCAAGCTCGTACCAACACCACCGGCGAGGTTGCTTTCTGGAAAGATATGGTTCGAGAAAGAAGAGATAAGTTCTTTCGATGAGGAGAGGATGAGGGAAATTCGCGGCAAGAAGATCGCCATGATCTTTCAAGAACCGATGACCTCGCTCAATCCCACCTTCACCGTTGGAGAGCAGCTGTGCGATGTGCTCATGACGCACGAGAAACTCGAAAAGAAAAAGGCGATCGAGAAGATACTTGAGGTGTTCAAGCTGGTGAGGATGCAAGATCCAGAAGCACTCCTGAACAAGTATCCACACCAGCTTTCGGGCGGAATGAGGCAGCGTGTGATGATCGCCATGGCACTGCTGTGCAATCCCAAATTGCTCATTGCGGACGAGGCGACCACCGCGCTCGACGTCACGATTCAGGCGCAGATCCTTGGCCTGATCAAGAGGATGAACGAACAGCTTAAATTGAGTGTCCTGATCATCACTCACAACTTCGGTATCGTCGCACAGATCTGTGACAGGGTCGCGGTGATGTACGCCGGTTACGTGGTGGAGATCGCTGATATAAAGGAGATATTCACACGTCCCATGCATCCATACACGCGGGGCCTGCTGAGCGCGATACCACCTGTGGGGAAAAAGGTGGAAAGGTTGAGAATCATAGAAGGGAGCGTGCCGAACCTCATCGATCCACCGACCGGCTGTCGTTTTCATCCCAGGTGCGAAAGGTTCATACAGGGTGTCTGCGACGTGGAGGCACCGAAGCTTGCAGGTGAAAGGCATTTGGTGGCGTGTTTCAATCCCTACAACGGTGGTGGTAACAGATGA
- a CDS encoding ABC transporter ATP-binding protein — protein MKVLRVERLVKDFSIKLGFFGGRHSIRPINDVSFEIEEGETLGVVGESGCGKTTLGRTVIRLYEPSGGKIYFNDVDITHLKEKELRPLRRNMQIVFQDPFSSLNPRMTVYDILSRPLRIHRIVPRSEERDLIVSTLESVGLKSEHLGRFPHEFSGGQRQRIAIARAIITRPKFIVLDEPTSALDVSVQAQIANLLKELKEKLKLTYLFISHDLSIIQFLSDRIAVMYLGQIVEMGRTDSVIEDTLHPYTKLLFSSIPIPDPEKRMKFLIDVSEVPSLANINRGCPFFDRCPSRLTECKEFRPKLVSVKEGHSVACFLYHKEVHG, from the coding sequence ATGAAGGTTTTGAGGGTTGAAAGGCTCGTCAAGGACTTTTCCATCAAACTTGGGTTTTTCGGTGGCAGGCACTCGATAAGACCCATCAACGATGTTTCTTTCGAAATAGAAGAGGGCGAAACGCTCGGAGTTGTGGGAGAATCGGGCTGCGGAAAGACCACGCTCGGACGAACCGTGATAAGGTTGTACGAACCGAGCGGCGGGAAGATCTACTTCAACGACGTGGACATCACACACCTGAAGGAAAAAGAATTGAGACCACTCAGGAGGAACATGCAGATCGTTTTTCAGGATCCATTCTCTTCCCTCAATCCAAGAATGACTGTGTACGACATCCTCTCAAGGCCTCTGCGCATACACAGAATCGTACCGAGATCCGAGGAGAGGGACCTGATCGTCTCGACCCTTGAAAGTGTCGGACTCAAATCTGAGCATCTCGGGAGGTTTCCGCACGAATTTTCCGGGGGACAGAGACAGAGGATCGCCATAGCGAGGGCGATAATAACCAGACCGAAGTTCATCGTGCTGGACGAACCAACGAGTGCACTCGACGTTTCTGTTCAGGCACAAATCGCGAACCTGCTGAAGGAACTCAAAGAGAAGTTGAAGCTGACTTACCTCTTCATCTCACACGATCTCTCCATCATCCAGTTCTTGAGCGACAGGATCGCCGTGATGTACTTGGGCCAGATCGTCGAGATGGGGAGGACGGATTCCGTGATCGAAGATACGCTTCATCCTTACACAAAACTTCTGTTCAGTTCCATCCCCATCCCGGATCCGGAAAAGAGAATGAAGTTTTTGATCGATGTGAGCGAAGTTCCTTCGCTGGCCAACATCAACAGGGGCTGTCCCTTCTTCGACAGGTGCCCTTCAAGGTTGACGGAGTGTAAGGAATTCAGACCGAAACTGGTGAGCGTGAAGGAAGGTCATTCCGTGGCATGTTTCCTGTACCACAAAGAGGTCCACGGATGA
- a CDS encoding ABC transporter permease, whose protein sequence is MLRFIVRRLLLLIPVVIGVSIVSFSIMHMIPGDPARIIAGEGATAEDIMSIRIKYGLDRPLIEQYFRFMKGVLTNDLRSIRTERPILSEILPRFANTAQLAFVSIIISSVIGVTLGIVSAVKRNSWVDTFSMVFSLVGVSMPIFWLGILLIILFAVTLRWLPSGGKGGVEHLILPAITLGLATSAIIARMTRASVLEVLNQDYVRTVVAFGLPKRKIIYKYVLRNALIPVVTVIGLQFGYLLGGAVLTESVFGWPGLGRFVVDSIFSRDYIAVQVGIMLIATTFVLVNLAVDLVYAFIDPRLRRG, encoded by the coding sequence TTGCTCAGATTCATCGTCAGAAGACTTCTGCTCCTCATACCAGTGGTTATAGGTGTCTCCATAGTTTCTTTTTCGATCATGCACATGATACCGGGCGATCCAGCACGTATCATCGCGGGTGAAGGCGCGACGGCCGAAGACATCATGTCGATCAGGATAAAGTACGGTCTCGACAGACCTTTGATCGAGCAATACTTCAGGTTCATGAAAGGGGTGCTCACGAACGATCTGAGATCGATTCGAACGGAACGTCCAATATTGAGTGAGATACTTCCGAGATTTGCCAACACGGCACAGCTCGCGTTCGTGAGCATAATCATTTCTTCCGTGATCGGTGTCACGCTCGGTATCGTGTCCGCCGTGAAGAGAAACAGCTGGGTGGATACTTTTTCGATGGTTTTCTCGCTTGTAGGAGTTTCGATGCCCATATTCTGGCTCGGTATTCTCCTGATCATCCTCTTTGCTGTGACGCTGAGATGGCTTCCTTCGGGCGGGAAAGGGGGCGTGGAACATCTGATCTTGCCGGCGATCACACTCGGGCTCGCCACATCGGCGATCATAGCCCGCATGACGAGAGCGAGTGTGCTCGAGGTGTTGAACCAGGATTATGTTCGAACCGTGGTGGCGTTCGGATTACCCAAGAGGAAGATCATATACAAGTACGTTCTGAGGAATGCGCTCATACCTGTGGTGACGGTGATAGGGCTTCAGTTCGGTTATCTTCTCGGTGGTGCGGTGCTCACCGAAAGCGTGTTCGGCTGGCCGGGCCTTGGAAGGTTCGTGGTCGATTCCATCTTCAGTAGAGATTACATAGCGGTTCAGGTTGGAATCATGCTGATCGCAACGACATTTGTGCTCGTGAACCTTGCTGTGGACCTGGTTTACGCGTTCATAGATCCAAGGTTGAGGCGAGGTTGA
- a CDS encoding ABC transporter permease, translated as MKRRTSTLIILKRMARNKGAIFGLFVVFLVVFMAIFAPIVAPHDPYKQDLLVSLEPPSLKHPFGTDVFGRDVLSRVIYGARTSLSISSLAVLIAFVLGAIVGTIAGYFGGVLDEILMRILDVLMAFPDILLAIAIVAALGPGKINLVVAIAIYSFPQFARVMRASALTIKNLEYIEAARAVGESNLSIMVRYVLPNALAPLLVQATLRMATAVLTISGLSFLGLGVKPPEAEWGTDLAMARVYLEIAPHLGIFPGLALFLTVLGFNLFGDGLNDALNPRLKDR; from the coding sequence ATGAAGAGGAGAACATCCACCCTGATCATACTGAAGCGCATGGCGAGGAACAAGGGCGCGATCTTTGGTCTGTTCGTTGTCTTTCTCGTTGTTTTCATGGCGATCTTTGCGCCCATCGTTGCACCGCACGATCCTTACAAGCAAGACCTTCTGGTGAGTCTGGAACCACCATCTTTGAAACATCCTTTCGGTACGGACGTGTTCGGCAGAGACGTTTTGAGCAGGGTCATATACGGTGCGAGAACATCGCTTTCGATCTCTTCGCTCGCGGTTCTCATAGCCTTCGTGCTCGGTGCCATCGTCGGCACCATCGCAGGGTACTTCGGCGGTGTGCTGGATGAAATCTTGATGAGGATCCTCGACGTACTCATGGCGTTCCCAGACATACTCCTGGCGATCGCGATAGTTGCCGCGCTTGGTCCTGGAAAGATCAACCTCGTCGTTGCGATCGCCATATACTCTTTCCCGCAGTTCGCAAGGGTCATGCGTGCATCGGCGCTGACGATAAAAAACCTCGAGTACATCGAAGCGGCGAGAGCCGTAGGTGAATCGAACCTTTCGATAATGGTCAGATACGTTCTTCCCAACGCCCTGGCACCGTTGCTGGTTCAGGCAACGCTGAGGATGGCGACCGCCGTGCTCACCATCTCGGGCCTGAGTTTCCTCGGACTTGGAGTGAAACCGCCAGAAGCGGAATGGGGCACCGACCTTGCGATGGCAAGGGTTTACCTTGAGATAGCACCCCATCTGGGCATTTTCCCGGGACTGGCTCTGTTCCTGACTGTGCTCGGATTCAACCTCTTCGGTGATGGTTTGAACGATGCACTGAACCCTCGCTTGAAGGACAGGTGA
- a CDS encoding glutathione ABC transporter substrate-binding protein, translated as MRRFVALFLALLCVVGLSAKYGGTLRFLIGVDVTTLLPGNIPDSISTIVGMHIFEGLVDIDENLKIIPALAERWEILDGGTAYVFHLRKNVKFHDGADFNAYAVKKNFDYLFSANLRNVGVYKSIIKEVQVIDDYTVKFVLFRPNSSFLYRLAQSTGWIVSPQAIDKFGNDPAAMSKNPVGTGPFMFKEWKAGESVELVKNPNYWREGLPYLDRIIFRVVAEDVSRVNQVRAGDADLMYNPPPALFAALEQDKSLQVKVIPTVRTIFIGLNTSKPPLNDVRVRQALNYAVDKEKLCRVLMRGLAKPSDSPLSSMTYGYSPTGGYPYNPDKAKQLLKEAGYENLKLELITPKGRYLNDYETAVAIQGMLKEVGVTLDVKPMEWGAYVSKILSRKPEDWDYQMFLLGWAPGTAEVHQVLFPLFHSSNRMDSPNATMPYNNYFYSNPKVDELIEKIAVEINEKKLLEYSAEAQKLIVQDAPWIFLYEMNIAAVMRKEVQGVKIYPTERVSLAEAWIDR; from the coding sequence GTGCGTAGGTTTGTGGCGTTGTTTCTGGCTCTTCTCTGTGTGGTTGGACTCTCGGCGAAGTACGGAGGAACGCTGAGATTTCTCATCGGAGTTGACGTCACCACATTGCTACCTGGAAACATTCCTGATTCCATCAGCACGATCGTGGGAATGCACATCTTCGAAGGGCTCGTCGATATCGATGAGAACCTCAAAATCATTCCCGCTCTCGCCGAGAGATGGGAAATCCTTGACGGTGGTACCGCCTACGTGTTTCATCTTCGTAAGAACGTGAAGTTTCACGACGGAGCAGATTTCAACGCCTACGCTGTGAAGAAAAACTTTGACTATCTCTTCTCTGCCAATCTCAGAAACGTCGGAGTCTACAAAAGCATCATCAAAGAAGTTCAGGTTATCGATGATTACACGGTGAAATTCGTGCTCTTCCGGCCCAACTCTTCGTTCCTCTACAGACTGGCCCAGTCCACCGGTTGGATCGTCTCACCTCAAGCCATCGACAAATTCGGGAACGATCCCGCAGCGATGTCGAAAAATCCTGTCGGCACAGGTCCGTTCATGTTCAAAGAATGGAAGGCAGGAGAGAGCGTCGAACTCGTGAAAAATCCCAACTACTGGCGTGAAGGTTTACCCTACCTTGACAGGATCATCTTCCGAGTCGTCGCGGAGGATGTCTCACGCGTCAACCAGGTCAGGGCAGGCGATGCGGATCTGATGTACAATCCACCACCCGCTCTCTTCGCTGCACTCGAGCAGGACAAATCGCTGCAGGTCAAGGTAATACCCACCGTCAGGACGATATTCATAGGCTTGAACACTTCGAAGCCTCCTCTGAACGATGTGAGGGTCAGGCAGGCTCTCAACTACGCGGTCGACAAAGAAAAGCTCTGCAGAGTCCTCATGAGGGGCCTTGCAAAACCATCCGATTCACCACTCTCAAGCATGACCTACGGTTACTCCCCCACGGGAGGTTATCCGTACAATCCGGACAAAGCGAAGCAGCTGCTCAAGGAAGCTGGTTATGAGAATCTGAAACTCGAACTCATTACACCGAAGGGCAGATACTTGAACGACTACGAAACCGCGGTGGCCATTCAAGGTATGCTCAAGGAAGTGGGTGTGACACTGGACGTCAAGCCCATGGAGTGGGGCGCTTACGTGAGCAAGATACTGTCAAGAAAGCCAGAAGATTGGGATTATCAGATGTTCTTGCTCGGCTGGGCCCCAGGGACCGCGGAGGTCCATCAGGTGTTGTTCCCCCTGTTCCACTCTTCGAACCGCATGGATAGTCCCAACGCGACGATGCCGTACAACAATTACTTCTACAGCAATCCTAAGGTGGATGAGCTCATAGAAAAGATCGCGGTGGAGATAAACGAGAAAAAACTGCTGGAATACTCTGCGGAAGCTCAGAAGCTCATCGTTCAGGATGCCCCGTGGATCTTCCTCTACGAAATGAACATCGCCGCAGTGATGCGCAAAGAAGTGCAGGGTGTGAAGATCTATCCCACCGAGCGAGTCAGTCTGGCAGAAGCCTGGATCGATCGCTGA
- a CDS encoding class I SAM-dependent methyltransferase, with protein MRDFVRPGYFDLVINMFTSFGYFKDQEDNLRVLRNIKESLKSNGKLLMEMVSKEALLRNYVVEKL; from the coding sequence ATGAGAGATTTCGTTAGACCAGGTTACTTCGATCTTGTGATCAACATGTTCACCTCTTTTGGTTATTTCAAGGATCAGGAGGATAACTTGAGAGTGCTGAGGAACATCAAGGAGAGTTTGAAAAGCAATGGTAAATTGCTCATGGAAATGGTTTCGAAGGAAGCGTTGTTGAGAAACTATGTTGTTGAGAAACTATAA
- a CDS encoding calcium-transporting P-type ATPase, PMR1-type — protein sequence MKEFYRLSVEEVCRELGVDPQKGLSSEEAKKRLEQYGPNELAERKRRTVLQMFLSQFTDFLIIILLAAAGISIVVGEAVDAILIMIIVVLNATLSTIQEAKAEKSLQLLKKMAAPSARVLRDGIVQTVPSREIVPGDVVILEAGNYVPADGRLIESVNLSVSEAALTGESQPVEKSTEAIDEPNLPIGDRTNMVYSGTIVSRGRGRAIVTATGNETEIGKIAKMLTEMEEEETPLQKNLEKLGKQIGLIVLIICAIVFAVGILEGNPILEMFLTAVSLAVAAVPEGLPAVVTIVLALGMYNMVKRHVIIRRLQAVEALGSVNVICSDKTGTLTKNEMTVVRYYLHPENWLKHEPSNQIPDALKEALMGAALCNDAFVAFKDSTKATSGDPTEIALALAAWDFGLRKPELEERMPRVHEIPFDSDRKMMTTVHRKENTFVSYTKGAPDVVLSRCSRYVSPSGELRKMTEKDREQILQTNQQMAQDGLRVLAVAYKNVEEGRYENLEQDMIFLALIGMIDPPRPEVRDALEKCKTAGIKVIMITGDHKATAQTIAREIGILDSAGKTLTGSELIEMDVDDLAEVVEDVKVYARVSPSDKLKIVEALKKKGKIVAMTGDGVNDAPALKRADIGVAMGITGTDVSKDAADMVLTDDNFASIVAAVEEGRKIFDNIRKVVCYLLSCNISEVATIFISILLRLPLPLIPVQILWMNLVTDGLPALALGVEPAEPDVMTRPPRDPKEGIMSRDVIKKIFIGGLLLSVLTLFVYGWALMEHDEIRLLRTMVFFTLCTGQMFHAFNSKSLKHSLFRVGIGNNPRLILANVVSFLLLLAVIYVPGLQNVFGTTTLAGHQLLVSLIAAFMIVPLFELVKWFDRRKA from the coding sequence TTGAAAGAGTTTTACAGACTCAGTGTGGAAGAAGTGTGTCGCGAGCTCGGTGTGGATCCTCAGAAAGGCCTTTCCAGTGAAGAGGCTAAGAAGAGGTTGGAGCAGTACGGACCAAACGAGCTCGCCGAGAGAAAGAGGCGAACAGTCCTTCAGATGTTTCTCTCGCAGTTCACGGACTTTCTCATCATCATTCTCCTCGCCGCGGCGGGTATATCCATCGTTGTTGGAGAAGCGGTGGATGCCATACTGATCATGATCATCGTCGTTCTGAACGCCACGCTCAGTACTATACAGGAAGCCAAAGCCGAAAAATCTTTGCAGTTGCTCAAGAAGATGGCCGCACCGAGTGCGCGTGTTTTGAGAGACGGCATCGTTCAGACGGTTCCTTCTCGCGAGATCGTACCCGGGGATGTGGTCATCCTTGAAGCGGGAAACTACGTTCCTGCCGACGGCAGGTTGATCGAATCGGTGAACCTCTCCGTCAGTGAAGCCGCACTTACAGGAGAATCTCAGCCTGTGGAGAAGTCCACCGAGGCCATAGACGAACCAAACCTGCCCATAGGTGATCGAACGAACATGGTCTATTCCGGCACGATCGTGAGCAGAGGCCGTGGCAGAGCCATCGTGACGGCCACTGGGAACGAGACTGAGATCGGAAAGATCGCAAAGATGTTAACGGAGATGGAGGAGGAAGAGACGCCGCTTCAAAAGAATCTCGAAAAGCTTGGAAAACAGATAGGCCTGATCGTTCTGATCATATGTGCGATCGTGTTCGCAGTTGGAATACTCGAAGGGAATCCCATTCTGGAAATGTTCCTCACAGCGGTGAGTCTCGCGGTTGCGGCGGTGCCGGAAGGTCTGCCGGCGGTCGTGACGATCGTGCTCGCCTTAGGCATGTACAACATGGTCAAAAGACATGTGATCATCAGAAGGCTGCAGGCTGTTGAGGCACTCGGTTCAGTCAACGTGATCTGTTCAGACAAGACGGGCACGCTCACCAAGAACGAGATGACGGTGGTGAGGTATTACCTTCATCCGGAGAACTGGCTGAAACACGAACCGTCCAACCAGATTCCCGACGCTTTGAAAGAAGCGCTCATGGGCGCCGCACTGTGTAACGATGCCTTCGTGGCGTTCAAAGACAGTACGAAGGCAACTTCCGGTGATCCGACCGAGATCGCGCTGGCTCTCGCCGCGTGGGACTTCGGGTTGAGGAAGCCGGAACTGGAAGAAAGAATGCCGCGCGTTCACGAAATACCGTTCGATTCGGATAGAAAAATGATGACGACCGTTCACAGGAAAGAAAACACCTTCGTCTCGTACACGAAAGGCGCCCCCGATGTTGTGCTTTCGAGATGCTCCAGGTACGTTTCGCCTTCAGGAGAGCTACGAAAGATGACGGAAAAAGACAGAGAACAGATCCTGCAGACCAACCAGCAGATGGCGCAGGACGGTTTACGTGTACTCGCTGTGGCTTACAAAAACGTTGAAGAAGGTCGATACGAAAACCTCGAACAGGACATGATCTTTCTCGCGCTGATAGGCATGATCGATCCTCCAAGGCCCGAAGTGAGAGACGCGCTCGAAAAGTGTAAGACCGCAGGTATAAAGGTCATCATGATCACGGGTGATCACAAAGCGACCGCACAGACCATAGCGAGGGAAATCGGCATACTCGATTCGGCCGGCAAGACGCTCACCGGAAGCGAGCTCATAGAGATGGACGTCGACGACCTGGCCGAAGTGGTTGAGGACGTCAAGGTCTATGCGAGAGTTTCCCCAAGCGACAAATTGAAGATCGTTGAGGCGCTCAAGAAGAAGGGTAAGATCGTGGCCATGACGGGCGATGGTGTCAACGATGCGCCGGCACTGAAGAGGGCGGACATAGGCGTGGCGATGGGCATCACCGGCACCGATGTTTCAAAAGATGCCGCGGACATGGTGTTGACGGACGACAACTTCGCGAGCATCGTGGCTGCCGTGGAAGAAGGCAGGAAGATCTTCGACAACATAAGAAAGGTCGTTTGTTATCTGCTTTCCTGCAACATCAGCGAGGTCGCGACCATATTCATCTCGATCCTGCTCCGATTACCACTGCCTCTGATACCGGTGCAGATACTCTGGATGAACCTGGTCACGGATGGACTTCCCGCACTCGCGCTGGGTGTCGAGCCGGCAGAACCTGATGTGATGACGAGACCTCCAAGGGATCCGAAGGAAGGCATCATGAGCAGAGACGTGATAAAAAAGATTTTCATCGGTGGACTTCTGCTCTCTGTTTTGACCCTCTTCGTGTACGGCTGGGCACTGATGGAACACGACGAAATAAGGCTTCTCAGAACGATGGTTTTCTTCACTCTGTGCACGGGTCAGATGTTCCACGCCTTCAACTCCAAATCTCTGAAGCACTCTCTGTTCAGAGTGGGTATAGGGAACAACCCGCGCCTGATCCTGGCGAACGTCGTGTCCTTCCTGCTGCTGCTCGCGGTGATATACGTTCCAGGCTTGCAGAACGTCTTCGGCACCACCACCCTCGCGGGGCACCAGCTTCTGGTGAGCCTGATCGCAGCGTTCATGATCGTTCCCCTGTTCGAACTCGTCAAGTGGTTCGATAGGAGAAAAGCTTAA
- a CDS encoding FAD-dependent protein produces the protein MVKKLGIVGFGAAAIGFLEGLIESKKIQDYEIFVFEKGKDHAHNTISGVRMDGKIFISRSMGGELDVPLDVQYRIVELYLNHSGYRPTQDRTDPIEYLKSFEKDSRRIEFGESFADEETYRKFYDHGFEPIKAYFFHLGTDVLRETNNNLFQRFSSFKNVHFLFDTTVEDVELGSKHRIITSRGEFEFDELVIAVGRSGHRLMDRLKAKYPQLVKENYYVDIGVRYELPNHVMEDFFDMYEVKVRYKTRTGYVCRLFCQNPAGKVTLEKYEDFTTVNGYSDTYHKTQNTNFAVLVTTRFTEPFKDPTGYGKNLAKLANILAGDKEKVILQTYGDFKEYRRTKRLGRVYPTLDENSFILGDANLVFPSKIRESLVDFIENLDRVIKGVAYFDNLLYAVEVKFYSNKFCNDVVEHLHVIGDCSGWTRSIQYATSMGYMRALKL, from the coding sequence ATCGTGAAGAAGCTCGGAATCGTGGGTTTTGGAGCGGCTGCGATCGGTTTTCTGGAGGGACTGATCGAGTCGAAGAAGATCCAAGATTACGAAATATTCGTGTTCGAAAAGGGGAAAGATCACGCACACAACACCATTTCCGGCGTGCGCATGGATGGGAAGATCTTCATCAGCAGGAGCATGGGCGGTGAACTGGATGTACCGCTGGACGTTCAGTACAGAATCGTCGAGCTGTATTTGAACCACTCCGGTTACAGGCCCACCCAAGACAGGACCGATCCGATAGAGTATTTGAAATCCTTCGAGAAGGATAGCAGGAGGATCGAGTTCGGGGAATCGTTCGCGGACGAAGAAACTTACAGGAAGTTCTACGATCACGGTTTTGAACCGATCAAGGCTTACTTTTTCCATCTGGGCACCGACGTGCTCAGGGAAACGAACAACAACCTGTTTCAACGCTTCTCTTCCTTCAAGAACGTGCATTTTCTCTTCGACACCACCGTTGAGGATGTCGAACTCGGTTCGAAGCACAGGATCATCACGAGCAGAGGTGAGTTCGAATTCGACGAACTCGTGATCGCCGTCGGAAGGAGCGGTCACAGATTGATGGACCGCCTCAAGGCGAAGTACCCCCAGCTCGTGAAGGAAAACTATTACGTGGATATAGGTGTCAGGTACGAGCTTCCCAACCACGTGATGGAAGATTTCTTCGACATGTACGAAGTGAAGGTACGCTACAAAACAAGAACTGGATACGTGTGCAGGCTCTTCTGTCAAAACCCGGCAGGAAAGGTGACGCTGGAAAAGTATGAAGATTTCACGACGGTGAACGGCTATTCCGACACCTACCACAAGACTCAGAACACGAACTTCGCCGTTCTGGTCACCACGAGGTTCACCGAACCCTTCAAAGATCCGACAGGGTATGGAAAAAATCTTGCAAAGCTCGCGAACATACTCGCCGGTGATAAGGAAAAGGTCATCCTTCAAACCTACGGAGACTTCAAAGAGTACAGAAGGACCAAGCGCCTCGGAAGGGTGTACCCAACACTCGACGAGAACAGTTTCATACTGGGAGACGCGAACCTGGTCTTCCCATCGAAAATAAGAGAATCACTCGTTGATTTCATAGAGAACCTGGATCGCGTCATCAAGGGTGTTGCGTACTTTGACAATTTACTCTACGCGGTGGAAGTCAAATTCTACTCGAACAAATTCTGCAACGATGTCGTTGAACATCTGCACGTGATAGGCGATTGCAGTGGCTGGACCAGATCGATCCAGTACGCCACATCGATGGGCTACATGAGGGCACTCAAACTCTGA
- a CDS encoding class I SAM-dependent methyltransferase: MEWFAVEGFWKDMYDWLFPPGRFLSAKQEVEKIIDLTKVREGNVIDLCCGPGRHTYELARPGFNVTAVDSSEFLLTKATLRAPRQCGIRSHRHERFR; the protein is encoded by the coding sequence ATGGAATGGTTCGCCGTTGAGGGTTTCTGGAAAGACATGTATGACTGGCTGTTTCCTCCTGGACGGTTTCTGTCAGCGAAGCAGGAAGTTGAAAAAATCATAGATCTGACCAAGGTACGTGAAGGTAACGTCATTGATCTTTGCTGTGGCCCGGGAAGGCACACCTATGAACTCGCCAGACCCGGTTTCAACGTAACCGCAGTTGATTCCTCGGAGTTCCTTTTGACCAAAGCAACTCTGCGGGCACCTCGACAATGTGGAATTCGTTCGCACCGACATGAGAGATTTCGTTAG
- a CDS encoding DUF996 domain-containing protein: protein MKQAGLLAGLGLLFSYLLAMIPAAGWVFAIVGVVLFLVGVHKISQLTGQREIFNLFLLPVILGFVGMVMGSVMVVGTVMGGMMRGGRFGFSALGATAIILLVLSIVFLIISLMSYIKAYRLLAAVTNMSIFNTVANLYKWGAILLIVFGIGAILMFAGVIVAMVGFFSMEEKPVAQ, encoded by the coding sequence GTGAAACAGGCTGGTTTGCTGGCAGGTTTGGGACTGTTGTTCTCTTACCTTCTCGCCATGATACCCGCTGCGGGATGGGTTTTCGCGATCGTCGGAGTGGTGCTTTTCCTGGTTGGAGTCCATAAGATCTCACAGTTGACGGGGCAGAGAGAGATCTTCAACCTCTTTTTACTGCCCGTGATCCTCGGATTCGTGGGCATGGTGATGGGTTCTGTCATGGTGGTAGGAACCGTGATGGGTGGCATGATGAGGGGTGGAAGATTTGGCTTCTCCGCCCTCGGAGCCACCGCGATCATCCTTCTGGTTCTATCCATCGTGTTTTTGATCATCAGCTTGATGTCCTACATCAAGGCGTACAGGCTGCTCGCTGCGGTCACGAATATGAGCATATTCAACACCGTGGCGAACCTTTACAAGTGGGGTGCGATCCTTCTCATCGTCTTCGGTATCGGTGCGATACTGATGTTCGCGGGTGTCATAGTGGCCATGGTGGGGTTCTTCTCCATGGAAGAAAAACCTGTGGCGCAGTAG